One stretch of Eggerthella lenta DSM 2243 DNA includes these proteins:
- a CDS encoding ABC transporter ATP-binding protein: MFISLDRLGKDFDKKPCALDDLTLDLPSGMIGLIGPNGAGKTTLMRILCGIVSPTRGHVLVDGRDIAEPRNRRALKKTLGYLPQDIEPYPNLTPPEFLDYVGILKGMDDKRERRRQADELIERVGLADVRRRRIGGFSGGMRRRVGIAQALMGDPRLLVVDEPTAGLDPEERMRFRTLIATLGADRTVILSTHILDDVAQTCPYVCVLRSGRLCYDGATAGLIDGAHGRTWLTPPLMAPPTGAVVVNAATTAEGTRYRIVSAAPPAGSQPVEPTLEDGYMALASDDRARA, translated from the coding sequence ATGTTCATCTCCCTCGACCGCCTGGGCAAGGACTTCGACAAGAAGCCCTGCGCCCTCGACGACCTTACGCTCGACCTGCCTTCGGGCATGATCGGGCTCATCGGCCCCAACGGCGCCGGCAAGACCACGCTCATGCGCATCCTGTGCGGCATCGTGAGCCCCACCCGCGGGCACGTGCTGGTTGACGGCCGCGATATCGCCGAGCCGCGCAACCGCCGCGCGCTCAAGAAGACCCTCGGATACCTGCCGCAGGACATCGAGCCCTATCCGAACCTCACGCCGCCGGAGTTCCTCGACTACGTGGGCATCCTCAAGGGTATGGACGACAAGCGCGAGCGCCGCCGCCAGGCCGACGAGCTTATCGAGCGCGTGGGGCTGGCAGATGTTCGCCGCCGGCGCATCGGCGGTTTCTCGGGCGGCATGCGGCGGCGCGTGGGCATCGCGCAGGCGCTCATGGGCGACCCGCGCCTGCTCGTGGTGGACGAGCCCACGGCCGGGCTCGACCCCGAGGAGCGCATGCGATTCCGCACGCTCATCGCCACGCTGGGAGCCGACCGCACGGTGATCCTGTCCACCCATATCCTCGACGACGTGGCGCAGACCTGCCCTTACGTGTGCGTTCTGCGATCGGGCCGACTGTGCTACGACGGCGCAACGGCGGGCCTCATCGACGGCGCGCACGGACGCACGTGGCTCACGCCGCCGCTCATGGCGCCGCCGACGGGCGCGGTCGTGGTGAACGCAGCCACCACGGCTGAGGGCACACGCTACCGCATCGTGAGCGCCGCGCCGCCCGCGGGGTCGCAGCCCGTCGAGCCCACCCTCGAAGACGGCTACATGGCGCTGGCCTCCGACGATCGGGCGAGGGCCTGA
- a CDS encoding NADP-dependent isocitrate dehydrogenase, protein MAKIAMTTPLVEMDGDEMTRIIWQMIKDELLLPHIDLKTEYYDLGLEHRNATDDQVTVDSAEATKRLGVAVKCATITPNAARMDEYDLKSMWKSPNGTIRAMLDGTVFRTPITVAGIEPCVRNWVKPITIARHAYGDVYKNTELRVPGPGTVELVYTAADGSETRELVQKFDGPGIAQGMHNLDASIESFARSCFEYALDIKQDIWFATKDTISKKYDHRFKDIFQEIYDAEYASRFEEAGIEYFYTLIDDAVARVMKADGGFIWACKNYDGDVMSDMVSSAFGSLAMMTSVLVSPQGYYEYEAAHGTVQRHYYKHLKGEETSTNSVATIFAWSGALRKRGELDGLDDLVAFADKLERATLDTIEAGEMTGDLALITTLPNPKKLSTRDFILAIAKRLEA, encoded by the coding sequence ATGGCGAAAATAGCGATGACCACGCCGCTCGTGGAGATGGACGGCGACGAGATGACGCGCATCATCTGGCAGATGATCAAGGACGAGCTGCTGCTTCCGCATATCGATCTGAAGACCGAGTACTACGACCTGGGCCTGGAGCATCGCAACGCCACCGACGACCAGGTGACCGTCGATTCCGCCGAGGCGACCAAGCGCCTGGGCGTGGCCGTGAAGTGCGCCACCATCACGCCGAACGCCGCGCGCATGGACGAGTACGACCTCAAGAGCATGTGGAAGAGCCCTAACGGCACCATCCGCGCCATGCTGGACGGCACCGTGTTCCGCACGCCCATCACCGTCGCGGGCATCGAGCCGTGCGTGCGCAACTGGGTCAAGCCCATCACCATCGCGCGTCACGCCTACGGCGACGTGTACAAGAACACGGAGTTGCGCGTTCCCGGTCCCGGCACGGTGGAGCTCGTGTACACCGCCGCAGACGGCTCCGAGACGCGCGAGCTGGTGCAGAAGTTCGACGGCCCCGGCATCGCCCAGGGCATGCACAACCTCGACGCGTCCATCGAGAGCTTCGCCCGCAGCTGCTTCGAGTACGCCCTCGACATCAAACAGGACATCTGGTTCGCCACGAAGGACACCATCTCGAAGAAGTACGACCACCGCTTCAAGGACATCTTCCAGGAGATCTACGACGCCGAGTATGCCTCGCGCTTCGAGGAAGCCGGGATCGAGTACTTCTACACGCTTATCGACGACGCCGTGGCGCGCGTGATGAAGGCCGACGGCGGCTTCATCTGGGCCTGCAAGAACTACGACGGCGACGTGATGAGCGACATGGTGTCGAGCGCCTTCGGCTCGCTCGCCATGATGACGTCGGTGCTGGTGAGCCCTCAGGGCTACTACGAGTACGAGGCCGCGCACGGCACCGTGCAGCGCCACTACTACAAGCACCTCAAGGGCGAGGAGACCTCCACGAACTCGGTGGCCACCATCTTCGCGTGGTCGGGTGCGCTGCGCAAGCGCGGCGAGCTGGACGGCCTGGACGACCTCGTGGCGTTCGCCGACAAGCTGGAGCGCGCCACGCTCGACACCATCGAGGCCGGCGAGATGACGGGCGACCTCGCGCTCATCACCACGCTGCCGAACCCGAAGAAGCTGAGCACCCGCGACTTCATTCTGGCCATCGCGAAACGCTTGGAGGCGTAG